A genomic window from Nicotiana sylvestris chromosome 11, ASM39365v2, whole genome shotgun sequence includes:
- the LOC138881661 gene encoding uncharacterized protein, producing MDALTHHIQREVSWCMLFADDIILIDETRGGVNERLEIWRQTLESKGFKLSRIKTEYVECKFSGVSGETDMDVRLDSQVIPKKGSFKKVPPILKGKFYRAVVRPAMMYGAECWSVKNSHIQKVKVAEMRMLRWMCGHTRLDKIKNEDIRVKVGVVPIEDRMREVRLRWFGRVRRRSMDTPVRRCERLALTGVRKGRGRPKKYWREVIRQDLARLQISKDMALDRKLWRANIKVVG from the exons ATGGACGCACTGACACACCATATCCAAAGGGAGGtgtcatggtgtatgttattcgcCGATGATATTATTCTGATCGATGAGACGCGAGGCGGTGTTAACGAGAGGTTGGAGATTTGGAGACAgacccttgagtctaaaggtttcaagttgagcaggattAAGACAGAATACGTGGAGTGCAAGTTTAGCGGCGTTTCGGGAGAAACGGACATGgacgtgaggcttgactctcaagtcattcccaagaaaggGAGCTTCAA GAAGGTGCCCCCGatacttaaaggtaagttctatagagcggtggttagaccggccatgatgtatggtGCTGAGTGTTGGTCAGTCAAGAATTCTCATATCCAGAAGGTGAAAGttgcagaaatgaggatgttgagatggatgtgcgggcacactaggctggataagattaagaatgaagATATCCGGGTGAAGGTGGGTGTGGTTCCCATAGAAGACAGAATGCGGGAAGTtaggcttagatggttcgggcgCGTGCGAAGGAGAAGCATGGATACCCCCGTTAGGAGGTGTGAACGGTTGGCCTTGACGGGTGTGAGAAAAGGCAGAGGGCGGCCAAAGAAATATTggagagaggtgatcaggcaagaCCTGGCGCGACTTCAGATTTCcaaggacatggcccttgataggaagttgtggagggCGAACATTAAGGTTGTAGGATAG
- the LOC104212055 gene encoding uncharacterized protein has product MDINVLKWQILHGSLVKRLIVKGFLFVTVMIVVSFVQMGHLIRNSEPMVLNFGVCPLNFGSNPNMNVTGFFKPVSGVAFPLFGAALVKCEDENLSKNVFKELMEKNFLDLNAKALCVGKKSLAAALALRELGLSNAIGVDRHPYFSLLWRRFVYELDYEDNSFDFVFSRDLDRVSVPALLVLEIERVLRPGGTGAMLVSSSSFYSGNLIKGNLIRSATPVSSFLKSSDVVHVCGVGSFTLVMFKKRSEIVESLERSVLPANCPSTTNNKPFLKYLEPLVEKRSGQFETEISYLPKFMNISSRNKLVYINIGAGEFVETSIARMFKPHYPIPHHFFNVFVIDHNTSALPLYVKNPGINFVYHPGLGGEDTSPFLDSDEYLSAPLDHEGFDFIPWFSETVKEGDYVVLMMNARAAELNILTELFKTGSICYVDELFLRCSAADCKNALCGDCITLFKTLRESGVFAHQWWGE; this is encoded by the coding sequence ATGGATATAAACGTCTTGAAATGGCAAATTCTTCACGGGTCATTAGTGAAACGCTTAATTGTAAAAGGGTTCTTGTTTGTCACTGTTATGATCGTTGTCTCGTTCGTTCAAATGGGGCATTTGATTCGGAACTCTGAGCCTATGGTGTTGAATTTTGGTGTATGCCCCTTGAACTTTGGCTCCAACCCTAATATGAATGTGACCGGGTTCTTTAAACCCGTTTCTGGAGTGGCCTTTCCGCTTTTTGGGGCGGCTTTGGTAAAATGTGAAGATGAAAATTTGAGCAAGAATGTGTTTAAGGAGCTGATGGAAAAGAATTTCTTGGATTTGAATGCCAAAGCATTGTGTGTTGGGAAGAAATCATTGGCTGCAGCTTTGGCGCTGCGAGAGCTGGGACTCTCGAATGCTATTGGTGTTGATAGGCACCCATATTTCTCTCTTTTGTGGAGAAGATTTGTGTACGAGCTCGATTATGAGGATAATTCGTTCGACTTTGTATTCTCAAGAGATCTTGATAGGGTCTCTGTTCCAGCTCTTTTGGTGCTTGAGATTGAGCGTGTCTTACGTCCAGGTGGCACCGGTGCTATGCTCGTGAGTTCTAGTAGTTTCTACTCAGGCAACTTGATAAAAGGCAACTTGATTAGGTCTGCTACACCAGTTTCCTCATTCTTGAAGAGTTCCGATGTTGTGCACGTATGTGGGGTCGGCTCCTTTACTCTAGTGATGTTCAAGAAAAGATCTGAGATCGTTGAATCTCTCGAGCGTTCTGTACTCCCTGCTAATTGTCCTTCCACCACGAACAACAAGCCGTTCTTGAAATACCTTGAACCACTCGTGGAGAAAAGGTCCGGACAGTTTGAGACAGAAATTTCGTACTTGCCTAAGTTCATGAATATCTCGTCAAGGAACAAACTGGTGTATATCAACATTGGTGCTGGAGAATTTGTAGAAACAAGTATTGCAAGAATGTTCAAGCCTCATTATCCAATCCCTCACCACTTTTTCAATGTTTTCGTCATTGATCATAACACCTCTGCCCTCCCTTTGTATGTGAAGAATCCTGGTATTAACTTTGTGTACCATCCGGGACTTGGTGGAGAGGATACTTCCCCGTTTCTTGACTCCGATGAATATTTAAGTGCACCGCTAGATCATGAAGGATTTGACTTTATTCCATGGTTCAGTGAAACCGTTAAAGAAGGAGATTACGTGGTCCTCATGATGAATGCTAGAGCAGCAGAGCTGAATATTTTGACAGAACTATTCAAAACTGGATCAATATGCTATGTCGATGAACTATTCCTTCGCTGCTCAGCTGCAGACTGCAAAAATGCTCTTTGTGGAGACTGCATTACTCTTTTCAAAACTCTTAGGGAAAGTGGTGTTTTTGCTCATCAGTGGTGGGGAGAGTAG